ACGAACAATTGCCGCGCGTCGCGTTTGTCTTCGCCAATGAAGAAGAGTGGGACAGCGACTTTGCTTCGGATCTCATCGCGCGATCGAACAACTATCGGCAAACATGTGAATCGGCGGAGCAGCTTGCCGCAGCGCATGGCACGTTCAATGAAGCAGAAATCGCCCTGTTCGCAAATCAATTTGCCACGGCCGAAATGCTTCGACAGCTTGGCATCGCTCCCGATGTGATCTGCGGATACGGAACGGGCGACTACGCAGCCGCCTGCATCAGCGGAGCGATCACGTTTTCAGATGCGGTCGATCTACTCCGCCATCGAACAACGCTTCTCAAGTCATTGAATTTGCGAACTATCCATGTCCGCGTAGCCGCCAAATCTGATTCACTCGAACGCGCGCTAGCCGCGCACGTCTCGCAGTATTCCATCGCCGCAGTCATTGCCGCGGAAGAACTAATAATCAGCGTACAGCAAGATCACCTCGACGAGATCCGTGCCGCCTTAACGGACGCACGCATCGATTATCGCATCACCACGATCAACAAGCCGCATCACTCGCAGTTCGTCGGGCCTGCCACGGAAACCATGAATCGGTTTCACGAAACGATGCCGGCTGAACCCGCGTGGATAACCTGTTGCCATACCCCTAACGGCGCCTGGGCTGGGTGGGGTAACCACTGGCAATCCCCCATCCGCTTGGATCAAGGCCTCGCCATGCTCCGGCAAAAGTCTCCTAATCTGATTATTCAGATTGGGCCGAATTCGCGACTTGAGGAGCGTCTCCATTCGGAATTGCCAGAAAGCCAATGCTACCGGGTTCTCGAAACCGGCGGACAGAATTGGGAGAAAATCCTCCAAATCTTGGGTAAACTGTACGAATGTGGCCTGAATCCGACTTGGGCGCCGCGCCGCTCCAATTCGGAACGAAAGCTTGACCTGCCGACCCGTTCGTTCCGTCGGCAGAGCTTTTGGGTCACGCCCAATCCGCCCCAAATCAACTCGTCGATGCCGTTAGTTCGTGCCCCATCTATGCGGCTGCGCCATCCTCTTTTGGACGAATGCCTTGGCGAAGGCGTCGCGTCCGAAAATGGACAGGCCGCGGCTCGCTAGCTCGCTGCTCATGGGGCGACATTCGCGGCAACCGTCGGAAGGGTAGACCGAGTGGCCATCTACCGAAAACTGTGCGATGTCCGACAGGACGTCTGTGCTGGAATGCAAATTGCAAACCACACAGCGCTGTCAATCAGCGCGCAGATCGAAATGGCTCTCGCGGCAAGTCAGCACCAACTGATTGAATCGGCATGGTCGCTCAAGGAGGTGATGCTTGGATCGCCGCTAGAAATCGATGCCCGCCATGGAGTCTTGGTCCAACTGGAACTTCGTGAGGAACCTGGAGCGCGCGCAAAACGTTTTTGCGTGCGATCGTTCCCGGCGGGCGCGTCCGAACTCAGTGAACACGCATCTGGATTGATTTTCGTTGAACGAGCGCCCAAATCAGCGCCCTTGCTCGACGACCATTGCGACTCAGCCTCATCGCCAATTCAGGCGGAGACGATTTATCGCGAGATCGCGAATCTGGGATTCAATTACCTTGCCGATTTCCAAACTATTCAAGAAGCCGCCTTCAGCGACTTCCGCGTCCTAGCCACTTTACGCGCGCCAACGCGCTGGCCGGACCAAGAACTCTACGTCGTCCATCCGGCAATTCTCGAGGGCGCCTTCCAAGTTGCTGGAATGTTGGCGGCCCGAGTCGCCGCGACTGAGTACTATCCGACGAAAATCGGGCAGATCGAAGTGCTTGAGTCGCTTCCGGTCGAGGTGAGTT
This Pirellulales bacterium DNA region includes the following protein-coding sequences:
- a CDS encoding acyltransferase domain-containing protein — translated: SPFWINDRLRPWNSPPGQPRRAAVSAFGFGGTNAHLLLKEPPADVPLQSENREPQLITLSARDADELHDLANRMSRYLQQNPLTQLGDIAYTLQQRSQKGQVRWAKVAATTSQLQIALDELSTTKQLAPAPNEQLPRVAFVFANEEEWDSDFASDLIARSNNYRQTCESAEQLAAAHGTFNEAEIALFANQFATAEMLRQLGIAPDVICGYGTGDYAAACISGAITFSDAVDLLRHRTTLLKSLNLRTIHVRVAAKSDSLERALAAHVSQYSIAAVIAAEELIISVQQDHLDEIRAALTDARIDYRITTINKPHHSQFVGPATETMNRFHETMPAEPAWITCCHTPNGAWAGWGNHWQSPIRLDQGLAMLRQKSPNLIIQIGPNSRLEERLHSELPESQCYRVLETGGQNWEKILQILGKLYECGLNPTWAPRRSNSERKLDLPTRSFRRQSFWVTPNPPQINSSMPLVRAPSMRLRHPLLDECLGEGVASENGQAAAR